The Opitutaceae bacterium nucleotide sequence GGTCGACGCCCAGCCCTTTCAGGGTGTCAGCATGCCGGGTCAGCAGATCCTTGAAAAAGACCCGCACGAAGTGACCGAAGATGATCGGATCGGAAACCTTCATCATCGTCGCCTTCAGGTGGACGGAGAAGAGGATGCCTTCCCGCTTCGCCCGCTCGATCTGCTCCGCGATAAAGGTGACCAGCGCTTTCCTGCGCATGACGGTCGCATCGAGGATCTCCCCCGCCTTGAGGGCGGTCTTTTCCTTGAGCACCTTCGTCGAGCCATCGGCGCCGACGAATTCGATCTTCACTGTGCCGGCTGCGGGAACGGTGACCGACTTCTCGTTGGAACGGAAATCATCCCTGCCCATGGTGGCGACATTGGTCCTGGAGTCAGCCGACCAGGCACCCATCGAGTGGGGATGCGTGCGGGCATAGTCCTTGACTGCCTTGGGGGCGCGGCGATCGGAGTTGCCTTCCCGCAGGACGGGATTGACCGCGCTTCCCTTGATCCGGTCGTAGCGGGCCTTGATCTCCTTTTCCGCCTCGGTTGCCGGGACTTCGGGATAGTCGGGAAGCCTGTAGCCCTTGGCCTGGAGTTCTGCGATGGCGGCCTTCAGCTGCGGGATCGAAGCACTGATATTCGGAAGCTTGATGATGTTGGCATCCGGATTGAGCGCAAGGGCACCCAGTTCGGCCAGGGCGTCCCCCACCCTTTGTTCCTCGGTCAGAGCATCCGGGAAATTGGCGAGGATGCGACCGGCGAGGGAAATATCGCGCACCTCCATCGAGATGCCGGCATGCCGGGCGAAGGCCTGAACGATCGGCAGCAGCGAATAGGTGGCAAGAGCGGGAGCTTCGTCCGTCTTGGTGTAGATGATGGTCGGTTTTGCAGACATGATAAAGGGAAACAGGAATTTACAGCCTGCCACTTAAACCGCAGGAAAGGCACGATCAAAAAGAAAAGTTCCGGTTGGTTCGTCCGGCTCAAACGACTCACCACGGGATTTCCCGGCTACTGCGCCCGATCCGCGACTTCGATGGAAACGGATCAGCGGGAAGAGTTCGATCTTTTCCCACCGCAGCTCGGGCTCCGTCGACGGCTCGGGAATCGTCCGGAAACCGGCCGGATGGGTTTGCGCCCGACTTCTTAATGGGTTTGTTTTCGCGAATTGCAAAATACGAAAACTGTTTCCCCAAATGAAGCCTGATCCACTCGCCGCCCTGGTCCATCGTCTCGTCGAAATCGAACCCGACGAAAGCCCGCTCATCAGTTGCTTCCTCGATCTTCAGCGGAAGCACTCGGAATGGATGTCCGATCTGGACTACCCGTCCTCGCTTTTCGCCAAGCGTCTGACCGGCCAGCGCCGGACCGACTTTGAGGACGCCCTGGGCGAGATACGGTCCTACCTGGAAAAATCGCTCGACCCCCACTCCAAGAGTGTGGCCCTTTACGCCAGATGGGGTGAAAACCCCTTCTTCACCGCCACTGAGTTTCAGGTCCCGCTGAAACCGCTCTTCGTGGCGGATACTCTGCCCCACATCTATCCTTTGATCGAACTGAAGGATTCCTATCACCGCTTCGTCATTGTCATCACCACCGAAGAAGAGGCCCGTATCCTCGAGACGACGATTGGAGCGGTGACCGAGCAGATTCTCGCGAAACGCCCCGAACTTCGCCAGAGGGTCGGCCGGGAATGGACCCGCGAGCACTACCGCAATCACAAACGGGAACGGGAACAGCAGTTCATTCACGAAAAGATCCGCATTCTCGAGGACCTGATGAATCGAAAAGGGCACAATCATCTCATCGTGGCGGGCAGCCCGAAGATGGTCGGGCGTCTGGCCGAGGCTCTGCCCACCCGTCTGAGGAAGAAACTGATCACCTCCATGGCCGCCAATCCCAGCAGCGGAATCGGTCCCATTCTCCTGGAGTCCATTCATCAGTTCACCCTGGCCGAGTCCGGGGAAAGTCACGACCGGGTCGATATGCTGGAGGCCTCCGTCATGAAAGGAGGGCTTGCCGTGTCCGGACTCGAGGCCAGCCTCGACGCGATGAGAGACGGGTATGCCGACATGCTGATCATCGATCAGGATTTCGAGGATGCAGAAACCCGCGAAGAGCTGATCCGCCTGGCCCTGAAAACGAACACTCAGATCGAAACGGTGTCCGGCAGCGAACCACTCAAACGTCTGGCCGGGGTCGGCTGCCTCCTGCGCTATCGGCCGGGCGAGCTGGTTTCGGGCAGGTAGCCGGTCAAAGCCAGCCAGCCACACCCGGATGAGTGCGCTTCAGGCTCGCCCAGGCGCACGGCCCCGTCTACAACGTCCGCATGCCCCGGATTCCCCGCCGGACCTTCCCCTGCCCGGCTGGGCTATACCTTGTCTTCCTGCTCCTGGCGGGACCGGCCATCGGGTCTGCCGACGCGCAGGTGACCGCCATGAAAGTCCTGCTTCA carries:
- a CDS encoding host attachment protein; this encodes MKPDPLAALVHRLVEIEPDESPLISCFLDLQRKHSEWMSDLDYPSSLFAKRLTGQRRTDFEDALGEIRSYLEKSLDPHSKSVALYARWGENPFFTATEFQVPLKPLFVADTLPHIYPLIELKDSYHRFVIVITTEEEARILETTIGAVTEQILAKRPELRQRVGREWTREHYRNHKREREQQFIHEKIRILEDLMNRKGHNHLIVAGSPKMVGRLAEALPTRLRKKLITSMAANPSSGIGPILLESIHQFTLAESGESHDRVDMLEASVMKGGLAVSGLEASLDAMRDGYADMLIIDQDFEDAETREELIRLALKTNTQIETVSGSEPLKRLAGVGCLLRYRPGELVSGR